The Peribacillus simplex genome contains a region encoding:
- a CDS encoding RraA family protein translates to MKGLNNLSPTIKPVKDDYRVAGRAFTVKMPVGDNLVVLKAIREAKQGDVLVIDAKGDTYRAIAGDFIVGMAQTLGINGIIVDGVVRDLEGIKALNYPVFCKGTTIAASGKAGMGEINVPISCGGTTIHPGDIVVGDIDGVVVIPKQLEEKVLDQSLEKLEKDNERAEKVSGNREEIRKYLDEFISNK, encoded by the coding sequence ATGAAAGGACTTAATAACTTATCTCCTACCATTAAGCCAGTTAAAGATGATTATCGGGTTGCAGGGAGAGCTTTTACAGTAAAAATGCCTGTAGGTGATAATCTTGTTGTCTTAAAAGCAATTCGTGAGGCTAAACAAGGTGATGTTTTGGTTATTGATGCAAAAGGAGATACGTATCGAGCGATAGCAGGTGATTTTATTGTTGGTATGGCTCAAACATTGGGAATTAATGGGATTATTGTAGATGGAGTAGTTCGCGACCTTGAAGGTATTAAGGCATTGAATTATCCAGTGTTTTGCAAGGGAACAACTATTGCTGCAAGTGGAAAGGCGGGCATGGGTGAAATTAATGTCCCCATTTCCTGCGGTGGGACAACGATACATCCAGGAGACATTGTTGTTGGTGATATTGATGGAGTAGTCGTAATTCCTAAACAGTTAGAAGAAAAAGTTTTAGATCAATCATTAGAAAAACTAGAAAAAGATAATGAGCGAGCAGAGAAAGTTTCAGGTAATCGAGAAGAAATAAGAAAATATCTAGATGAATTTATTTCAAATAAATAG
- a CDS encoding LysR family transcriptional regulator, whose protein sequence is MDDRDWLILHTLFNEKSITKAGQSLFIAQPTLTKRLKQIETEFGVKIVDRGIKGVRFTPEGEYLAKRAEEMLNSFREIKEDLENFNHSVSGTLRLGVSNFISKYKLPLLLKLFKERYPDVEFQVDTGYSKDIFNLVYNQVSHVGFIRGDYSWPDEKHLLFEEELCIVSRNEINLSDLPNLPRIDYRTDQLYKQIIENWWAEHYSQPPYIAMSVDQGDTCKEMVLNGLGYAIMPSLFLDGIKDIHKIDLKDKKGNSLTQKTWMLYYKESVDMNVVRAFVDFVKTLNVYSL, encoded by the coding sequence ATGGATGATCGTGACTGGCTTATATTACATACATTATTTAATGAAAAAAGTATTACAAAGGCCGGACAAAGCCTATTTATTGCCCAACCAACGCTAACAAAACGCCTTAAGCAAATTGAAACGGAATTTGGGGTTAAAATTGTTGATAGGGGAATAAAAGGAGTGCGGTTCACTCCAGAAGGGGAATATTTAGCTAAGCGTGCCGAAGAAATGCTCAATTCTTTCCGCGAAATTAAAGAAGATTTAGAAAATTTTAACCATAGTGTATCTGGAACGTTAAGATTGGGTGTTTCCAATTTTATCAGTAAATATAAGTTACCACTCTTATTAAAGTTGTTTAAAGAACGATATCCGGATGTTGAGTTTCAAGTAGACACAGGCTATAGCAAAGATATTTTCAATTTGGTTTATAATCAAGTTTCTCATGTCGGATTTATCCGCGGAGATTATAGTTGGCCGGATGAAAAGCATTTACTATTTGAAGAAGAGCTTTGTATTGTGTCTAGAAATGAAATAAACCTATCTGATCTTCCCAATCTCCCTAGAATCGACTACCGAACAGATCAACTCTATAAGCAAATCATTGAAAATTGGTGGGCAGAACATTATTCCCAGCCTCCATACATCGCGATGTCAGTTGACCAAGGTGATACTTGTAAGGAAATGGTTTTGAACGGGTTGGGCTATGCTATTATGCCTTCTCTTTTTTTGGATGGCATTAAAGATATTCATAAAATTGACTTAAAAGATAAGAAAGGGAATAGCTTAACCCAAAAAACATGGATGTTATATTATAAAGAATCAGTAGATATGAATGTTGTCCGGGCATTTGTGGATTTTGTAAAAACCTTAAATGTATATTCACTTTAA
- the acnA gene encoding aconitate hydratase AcnA gives MFSGIEERFNVRSEIVISGKIYSYYRIKTLEENGLGDISQLPYSIKVLLEAAIRNYDGVSVTEGHVSTLANWSVKRESNQEVPFKPARVLLHDTTGLPAMVDLAAMRETMNHIGGNVTDINPLIPVDLVVDHSVTVDYFGRQDAMQLNEKVNFERNMERFRFLRWAQGSFNNFSVVPPATGIMHQINMEYLSSVAATMEDCGTTLVYPDSLVGTDSHTTMVNGLGVVAWGVGGIEAEAAMLGQPVYFVIPEVVGFKLTGSLQEGATATDVALTVTSLLRRKGVVGKFVEFFGPGVGEMSIADRATVANMAPEYGATMGFFPVDQETLNYLRIIGRSEEQITLVETYYKAQGMFMERENSEPVYSDLVELDLSTIKPCLAGPKRPQDKVELTEMKQNFNEVARSPIEKGGYGLNELDLTKEVQIEHVVNGESVIKNGSVVLAAITSCTNTSNPSVLIMAGLVAKKAVEKGLQIPAYVKTSLTPGSRVVTDYLAESGLLRHLETLGFHIAGYGCATCIGNSGPLIPEVSKAIVDHDLVVAGVLSGNRNFEGRVHPQIKANYLASPPLVIAYALAGTVDIDFSSQPIGYNQANQPVYLRDIWPSSIEIGELLNNSVRPELFRERYKRVYDGNVNWNSIHIPEGNLYDWDQSSTYIQEPPFFKDLPVQPADIKEIKGARLIAKLGDSVTTDHLSPSGAIKPDSASGIYLQQQGVKIKDFNSYPSRRGNHEVMIRAALANIRIRNQLVPGSEGGVTRCFQTNEITSIYEASLKYQENGTPLFIIAGKEYGTGSSRDWAAKGPYLLGVKAVIAESFERIHRNNLVGMGVLPLQFLEGQNASSLNIIGNETFETVGMSNEIKPGQLIKIKAIREDGSSFEFEVIVRLDSSIDILYYHNGGIMQTVIRQLIKKEEGSLEPEVFHE, from the coding sequence TTGTTTAGTGGAATTGAAGAACGGTTTAATGTTCGGTCAGAGATTGTCATTTCTGGAAAGATATATAGTTATTATCGAATTAAAACATTAGAGGAAAATGGATTAGGTGATATTTCCCAATTACCTTACTCAATAAAAGTATTATTAGAGGCCGCAATCAGAAATTATGACGGTGTAAGTGTAACTGAAGGGCATGTGAGTACATTAGCAAATTGGTCAGTCAAACGAGAATCAAATCAGGAGGTTCCTTTTAAACCTGCACGTGTTCTTCTTCATGATACAACTGGATTACCAGCAATGGTTGACTTAGCCGCGATGCGTGAAACAATGAATCACATCGGCGGGAACGTAACGGATATTAATCCATTAATACCGGTAGATCTTGTAGTTGACCACTCCGTAACTGTTGACTATTTCGGCAGACAGGATGCGATGCAGCTAAATGAAAAGGTTAATTTTGAAAGAAACATGGAACGTTTTCGTTTTCTCCGCTGGGCTCAGGGCTCCTTTAATAATTTTTCTGTAGTTCCTCCAGCAACGGGAATCATGCATCAAATTAATATGGAGTATCTATCATCAGTCGCAGCCACAATGGAGGATTGTGGTACAACATTAGTGTATCCCGATTCACTTGTAGGAACCGATTCACATACAACAATGGTAAATGGACTAGGTGTAGTGGCTTGGGGAGTTGGCGGAATTGAAGCAGAAGCGGCGATGTTAGGTCAGCCAGTCTATTTTGTTATTCCTGAAGTAGTTGGATTCAAATTAACAGGATCACTCCAGGAAGGTGCAACTGCAACGGATGTTGCACTAACAGTTACAAGTCTCCTTAGAAGAAAAGGGGTTGTAGGTAAGTTCGTAGAATTTTTTGGACCTGGAGTGGGGGAAATGAGTATAGCTGACCGTGCAACTGTTGCCAACATGGCACCAGAGTATGGTGCGACAATGGGCTTCTTTCCTGTAGATCAGGAAACTTTGAACTACTTGAGGATAATTGGCCGCAGTGAAGAGCAAATAACGTTAGTTGAGACTTATTATAAAGCCCAAGGTATGTTTATGGAAAGAGAGAACTCTGAACCCGTTTATTCTGACTTAGTTGAACTCGATTTATCTACGATAAAACCATGCCTTGCAGGACCTAAACGCCCTCAGGATAAAGTGGAATTGACTGAGATGAAACAAAATTTTAATGAAGTCGCCCGTTCACCGATTGAAAAAGGTGGTTATGGATTGAATGAACTTGATTTAACAAAAGAGGTCCAAATTGAGCATGTTGTTAATGGAGAATCTGTAATTAAAAATGGATCAGTTGTGCTGGCAGCTATAACAAGCTGTACAAATACATCAAATCCGTCTGTTTTGATCATGGCAGGTCTTGTGGCCAAAAAAGCTGTTGAAAAGGGGCTGCAAATACCTGCTTATGTGAAAACCTCGTTGACACCAGGATCACGTGTTGTAACAGACTACTTAGCGGAATCAGGGCTTTTAAGACATCTTGAAACACTTGGCTTCCATATAGCGGGGTACGGTTGTGCAACTTGTATAGGTAATTCAGGACCGCTTATTCCTGAAGTCAGCAAAGCAATTGTGGATCACGATTTAGTTGTAGCCGGTGTACTATCGGGTAATAGAAACTTTGAAGGCCGCGTTCATCCTCAGATTAAAGCAAATTATTTGGCATCACCGCCATTAGTTATTGCATATGCACTTGCAGGAACGGTTGATATTGATTTTTCAAGTCAACCCATTGGTTATAATCAAGCAAACCAGCCTGTTTATTTGCGAGACATTTGGCCTTCTTCAATAGAAATTGGGGAATTGTTAAATAATTCCGTTCGACCTGAATTATTCAGAGAAAGATATAAACGGGTATACGATGGAAATGTAAATTGGAACTCGATTCATATTCCTGAAGGGAATTTATATGATTGGGATCAATCTTCAACATACATTCAAGAGCCGCCGTTCTTTAAAGATCTTCCAGTGCAGCCTGCAGATATAAAGGAAATTAAAGGTGCCCGTCTAATTGCAAAGCTTGGTGATTCAGTAACTACTGATCATTTATCTCCTTCTGGAGCAATTAAGCCGGATAGTGCTTCAGGAATCTATTTACAACAGCAAGGAGTGAAAATTAAAGATTTCAACTCTTATCCATCGCGACGTGGGAATCATGAGGTCATGATTCGTGCGGCATTAGCTAATATAAGAATCCGAAATCAATTAGTCCCTGGATCTGAGGGAGGCGTTACTAGATGCTTTCAAACGAATGAAATTACATCCATCTATGAAGCTTCCTTAAAGTATCAGGAAAATGGTACGCCATTATTTATAATTGCTGGTAAAGAATACGGTACTGGAAGTTCTCGAGACTGGGCTGCAAAAGGACCATACCTTCTTGGGGTAAAAGCAGTTATTGCAGAAAGTTTTGAGCGTATTCATCGAAATAACTTAGTTGGAATGGGTGTTCTTCCTCTTCAATTTTTAGAAGGCCAAAATGCCTCATCTCTTAATATTATTGGAAATGAAACGTTTGAGACTGTTGGTATGAGTAATGAAATTAAACCGGGTCAATTGATAAAAATAAAAGCGATTCGTGAAGATGGCAGTTCCTTTGAATTTGAAGTTATTGTTCGTCTTGATAGTTCGATAGATATTCTTTACTACCATAATGGAGGGATTATGCAAACTGTTATACGCCAATTGATTAAAAAAGAAGAAGGCAGTTTAGAACCAGAAGTCTTCCATGAATAA
- a CDS encoding CitMHS family transporter, with translation MIALLGFLMMICFIFFIVTRRMSALTALIVIPLLFAIVGGFGKDLGPMVLEGLMGVAPTGIMLMFAVMYFGIMIEAGLFEPLISKILTIVKGDPLKVVIGTAVLSSLVALDGDGTTTYIITVSAMLPLYIRLGINPLILTCVSMMAFGVMNILPWGGPTARAISALKLDANEVFLPLVPVMLGGFLWVLFTAYVLGKKERKRLGILDLDLSQHFLANQEQASAAEIDLKRPKFIWFNLLLTLSLIVALVLGVLPLPVLFIMAFSLALLVNYPNLEVQKKVLSSHADSVVIVVALIFASGVFTGILSGTHMVDEMANSLISIIPEQLGSSFALITAITSLPLTYVMANDPYYFGVLPIIAKTAAAYGVDPVEIARASVLGQPIHAMSPLIASTHLLVGMAKVDFGKHQKFILKWAVGTCVVMILIALITGAISL, from the coding sequence GTGATTGCTTTATTAGGCTTTTTAATGATGATATGTTTTATCTTTTTTATAGTCACAAGAAGGATGTCTGCTTTGACAGCACTGATTGTTATTCCGCTACTCTTTGCTATAGTCGGAGGATTTGGAAAAGATTTAGGCCCCATGGTATTAGAAGGATTAATGGGTGTAGCTCCTACAGGAATTATGCTAATGTTTGCAGTCATGTATTTCGGGATAATGATTGAAGCTGGATTGTTTGAGCCACTTATATCTAAAATTCTTACTATTGTCAAAGGCGATCCTTTGAAAGTGGTGATCGGCACAGCTGTTCTTTCAAGTCTAGTTGCTTTAGATGGAGATGGTACAACAACCTATATAATAACGGTGTCAGCGATGTTGCCTCTTTATATCCGTTTAGGTATTAATCCACTCATCTTAACATGTGTATCAATGATGGCCTTTGGGGTGATGAACATCCTTCCATGGGGAGGACCTACTGCAAGAGCAATTAGTGCACTGAAACTTGATGCGAATGAAGTTTTTCTTCCTCTTGTACCAGTAATGTTAGGTGGTTTTCTATGGGTATTGTTCACGGCATATGTTTTGGGCAAAAAAGAACGTAAAAGATTAGGGATTCTTGATCTTGATTTGTCACAGCATTTTCTAGCAAATCAAGAGCAAGCCTCGGCGGCAGAAATAGATTTAAAACGGCCAAAATTTATATGGTTCAATCTATTGTTAACGCTTTCACTCATTGTTGCTCTTGTCTTAGGCGTCCTACCTCTACCGGTATTGTTTATCATGGCATTCTCACTGGCTTTATTAGTTAATTACCCTAATTTAGAAGTACAAAAGAAAGTGCTTTCTTCTCACGCTGACAGTGTAGTAATTGTTGTTGCTTTAATTTTTGCCTCGGGTGTTTTTACAGGAATTCTGTCGGGAACACACATGGTTGATGAAATGGCTAACAGTCTAATTTCCATAATACCTGAGCAACTGGGTTCGTCTTTTGCGCTCATTACAGCAATTACAAGTCTTCCTCTCACATACGTAATGGCAAATGATCCTTATTATTTTGGAGTATTACCTATTATAGCTAAAACCGCCGCGGCATACGGAGTGGATCCAGTTGAAATTGCACGAGCTTCTGTGCTGGGGCAACCGATTCATGCGATGAGTCCTTTAATTGCTTCGACTCATTTATTGGTAGGGATGGCAAAGGTGGATTTTGGTAAACATCAAAAGTTTATTTTAAAGTGGGCAGTAGGAACATGTGTAGTCATGATTCTTATTGCTTTAATCACAGGAGCTATTTCTTTATAA
- a CDS encoding MurR/RpiR family transcriptional regulator, whose translation MRAISWRCTIEALGYEHFNDLRKDIYDESVPSVSKWTLKKSFTEIKKEGGKGPTLVQVWKESVNLLDKSLDSTLMENFENAVDCIEKSSYINVLGTRPYKATALYFELLLGEFYPKIRQLGHDTEVIYDRILQFEKDETLVVFAFEPYTNRVIEAVKLTYELGNKIILITDHISCPIISYASVTLKVEVSDEQFSVIPIIALIDALVIEIGKRSSEESIKKLKRLEKTLIEKNITFTY comes from the coding sequence TTGAGAGCCATTAGCTGGCGATGTACGATAGAAGCCTTAGGATATGAACATTTTAATGATTTACGAAAAGATATCTATGATGAATCGGTGCCTTCCGTCTCAAAATGGACATTGAAGAAGTCTTTTACAGAAATAAAGAAGGAAGGGGGGAAGGGTCCAACTTTAGTGCAAGTTTGGAAAGAATCAGTCAATTTATTAGACAAATCATTAGATTCAACTTTAATGGAAAATTTCGAAAATGCAGTTGATTGCATTGAAAAATCAAGTTATATCAATGTTTTGGGTACTCGACCGTATAAAGCAACTGCATTATATTTCGAACTGTTGCTTGGGGAATTCTATCCTAAGATTAGGCAACTAGGACATGATACGGAAGTGATTTATGATAGGATCTTGCAATTTGAAAAGGATGAAACTCTAGTGGTTTTTGCATTCGAACCCTACACTAATCGAGTTATCGAAGCAGTTAAGCTGACCTATGAACTAGGCAATAAAATTATATTGATAACAGATCATATCTCATGTCCAATTATTTCATATGCGTCTGTTACGTTGAAAGTAGAGGTTAGTGACGAACAATTTTCAGTAATACCTATTATTGCATTGATAGATGCATTGGTAATTGAAATTGGTAAAAGGTCATCAGAAGAATCGATTAAAAAGTTGAAAAGACTTGAAAAAACACTTATAGAAAAGAATATAACGTTTACTTATTAA